From Desulfatibacillum aliphaticivorans DSM 15576, the proteins below share one genomic window:
- the metK gene encoding methionine adenosyltransferase: protein MSKISADHVFTSESVSEGHPDKICDQISDAILDACLSKDPRSRVACETMAAHDSIITAGEITCGAWDEIDTESIARDVVREIGYNREELLFWDQAFHYSTHIHGQSPDISQGVTEGEGLFAEQGAGDQGMMFGYATNETPELMPTPIAFSHRILRHLETVRKSGKLAYLRPDSKSQVSVKYKDGKPEYITSVVVSHQTDDVSLDQIREDIVNEVQELLEPTGLLRADTLYYINPTGKFTLGGPWADAGLTGRKIIVDTYGGVGSHGGGAFSGKDPSKVDRSAAYYSRYAAKNIVAAGLADKCEIQVAYAIGVAKPMSINVDTYGTGKVSEEKLQAVLESGEIFDFRPAGIIKDLDLLHPNGWSYQRSARYGHFGREIFPWEKTNKVQSLQNAL, encoded by the coding sequence ATGAGTAAAATATCTGCAGATCATGTTTTTACCTCAGAGTCGGTGAGTGAGGGCCATCCTGATAAAATTTGCGATCAGATTTCCGATGCAATCCTCGACGCCTGTTTGTCAAAAGACCCCAGAAGCCGGGTGGCTTGCGAAACCATGGCTGCACACGATTCCATCATTACTGCGGGGGAGATCACCTGCGGGGCTTGGGATGAAATCGACACGGAATCCATCGCCCGGGATGTTGTGCGGGAAATCGGCTACAATCGCGAGGAACTGCTTTTTTGGGACCAGGCCTTTCATTACAGCACCCATATTCATGGACAGTCCCCGGACATCTCCCAGGGCGTGACGGAAGGGGAAGGGCTTTTCGCCGAACAGGGCGCCGGCGACCAGGGCATGATGTTCGGCTACGCCACCAACGAAACCCCTGAGCTTATGCCTACGCCCATTGCCTTTTCCCACCGGATTTTGCGCCATCTGGAAACCGTCAGGAAATCCGGCAAGCTGGCCTATTTAAGGCCGGATTCCAAGTCTCAGGTATCGGTCAAATATAAAGACGGCAAGCCGGAGTACATCACCAGCGTCGTGGTTTCGCATCAGACCGACGACGTGTCCCTGGACCAGATCCGGGAGGACATTGTGAATGAAGTGCAGGAACTGCTGGAGCCCACCGGTCTGCTGCGCGCCGACACTTTGTATTACATCAACCCCACCGGCAAGTTTACCCTGGGAGGCCCCTGGGCCGACGCAGGACTGACCGGCCGGAAGATTATCGTGGACACGTACGGCGGCGTAGGCAGCCATGGGGGCGGCGCTTTTTCCGGAAAGGATCCCTCCAAGGTGGACCGTTCTGCAGCCTATTACTCCCGTTACGCCGCAAAAAACATCGTGGCCGCGGGCCTGGCCGACAAATGCGAAATTCAGGTGGCTTACGCCATTGGCGTGGCCAAGCCCATGAGCATTAACGTGGACACCTACGGCACCGGCAAGGTTTCCGAGGAGAAGCTCCAGGCCGTGCTGGAATCCGGGGAGATTTTCGATTTCAGGCCCGCCGGAATCATCAAGGACTTGGACTTGCTTCATCCCAACGGATGGTCTTACCAGAGGTCGGCGAGATACGGGCATTTCGGCCGGGAAATCTTTCCCTGGGAAAAGACCAATAAGGTGCAATCCTTGCAAAATGCGCTTTAG
- the rfbD gene encoding dTDP-4-dehydrorhamnose reductase — protein MENLKILITGNQGLLGTECVRVLYPTHEIHGFSSNILDIRDKSQVEGRIKEIRPDIVVNCAAYTKVDSCETHFQDAWDVNAIGPENLARAVRKYGGFLVHISTDYVFDGVRSIPHPYTEDDSPNPLSAYGKSKLAGEEAVRSLCPLHAIVRTAWLYGAAGPNFLKTMLRLSKENPAALRKVVNDQFGSPTWAYSLAKQIKVLIESGETGTFHATDQGYCTWYELAGTFLSLMDVKHNLTPCETRDYPTPARRPSNSILENQRFQELGLDIMPPWQDDLKAFVKANKKQLMKE, from the coding sequence ATGGAAAATCTTAAGATACTGATAACCGGCAATCAGGGTCTCTTGGGAACTGAGTGCGTCCGGGTTCTATATCCCACGCATGAAATACATGGATTTTCTTCCAATATTTTGGATATTCGTGATAAATCTCAGGTGGAGGGCCGGATTAAGGAAATCAGGCCCGATATTGTTGTCAATTGCGCCGCTTACACCAAGGTGGACTCATGCGAAACCCATTTTCAGGACGCCTGGGATGTAAACGCCATCGGACCTGAAAATCTGGCTCGAGCAGTGCGCAAATACGGCGGCTTCCTGGTCCATATTTCCACGGATTACGTCTTTGACGGCGTGCGAAGCATTCCACACCCATACACCGAGGACGACTCCCCCAACCCCTTATCCGCGTACGGCAAAAGCAAACTGGCCGGAGAAGAGGCCGTGCGCTCCTTGTGCCCGCTGCACGCCATTGTGAGGACGGCCTGGCTGTACGGCGCTGCAGGCCCGAATTTTCTGAAAACCATGCTCAGGCTCAGCAAGGAAAACCCCGCCGCCCTCCGCAAGGTGGTGAACGACCAATTCGGCTCCCCCACCTGGGCCTATTCGCTGGCGAAACAAATCAAGGTGTTGATCGAATCGGGAGAGACGGGAACCTTCCACGCCACGGACCAGGGCTATTGCACGTGGTATGAGCTGGCCGGGACCTTTCTATCCCTGATGGACGTGAAGCATAACCTGACTCCTTGCGAAACCAGAGACTACCCCACCCCGGCCCGCAGGCCTTCCAACTCCATCCTGGAAAACCAACGCTTTCAAGAACTCGGCCTGGATATAATGCCGCCCTGGCAAGACGACCTCAAGGCCTTTGTAAAAGCCAATAAAAAACAATTGATGAAAGAATAA
- a CDS encoding methyltransferase domain-containing protein, whose protein sequence is MERITENLVRCPSCKGGYCSVNRDEKDFFTCKVCGERYPIRDGFADLVPELHLSKTAAQFFMESPAIVNIYESRLWRKSLAAAIILGISFNKEAKLISGAANIANADSVLDLACGPGIYTRAFARTMGKGRVVGLDLSAPMLRWGAARAKKQGLDNVVYVRASALDLPFEDESFEAVNCCGALHLFPDPDKALEEVGRVLAPGGCFTVAAVRRGHGLLGAVREKYTRSMGFRGFTSDALSQTLERKGFSGIHCHHDARRWIIMSAVKQ, encoded by the coding sequence ATGGAAAGGATTACGGAAAACCTGGTTCGTTGTCCTTCGTGCAAGGGGGGCTATTGTTCCGTCAATCGGGACGAAAAGGACTTTTTCACCTGCAAGGTATGCGGCGAGCGATACCCTATCAGGGACGGGTTCGCGGATTTGGTCCCGGAGCTCCATTTGAGTAAAACCGCGGCCCAGTTTTTTATGGAGTCGCCCGCCATCGTCAACATCTACGAAAGCCGGTTATGGCGCAAAAGCCTGGCTGCGGCCATAATCCTGGGGATTTCCTTTAACAAGGAAGCGAAGCTCATATCCGGGGCGGCCAACATAGCCAACGCCGACTCGGTGCTGGACCTGGCTTGCGGTCCGGGCATCTATACGCGGGCCTTCGCAAGGACCATGGGCAAGGGCAGGGTTGTGGGCCTGGATCTCTCCGCTCCCATGCTGCGCTGGGGCGCCGCCCGGGCGAAAAAGCAGGGCCTGGACAACGTGGTTTATGTTCGGGCCAGTGCGTTGGACCTGCCCTTTGAAGATGAGAGTTTTGAAGCGGTCAATTGCTGCGGGGCGTTGCACTTGTTCCCGGACCCGGACAAGGCTTTGGAGGAGGTCGGCCGGGTTTTAGCGCCCGGAGGCTGCTTTACCGTGGCGGCGGTCCGCAGGGGACATGGATTGCTGGGGGCCGTCAGGGAAAAGTATACACGCAGCATGGGCTTTCGGGGATTTACCTCCGATGCGCTGTCCCAAACCTTGGAGCGGAAGGGTTTTTCAGGAATTCATTGCCATCATGACGCCCGGCGGTGGATTATCATGAGCGCCGTCAAACAATAA
- the ahcY gene encoding adenosylhomocysteinase, whose product MTDSALKYKVADIGLADFGRRELEIAEHEMPGLMATREKYGPQKPLKGAKISGSLHMTIQTAVLIETLVELGADVRWASCNIFSTQDHAAAAIAKAGVPVFAWKGETLEEYWWCTKQALTWPDGTGPNLIVDDGGDATLLIHRGYAAENDASILDEPTDVHELQCINDVLKATLKEDPQFWHKVAAEWKGVSEETTTGVNRLYQMQARGELLTRAINVNDSVTKSKFDNIYGCRESLVDGIKRATDVMVSGKNALICGYGDVGKGSAESLAGQNARVSVTEIDPICALQACMAGFQVVTIEDALAYTDIYVTCTGNKDIITAEHMSKMKDQAIVCNIGHFDNEIQMDKLSNWPGVEKINIKPQVDKWVFPDGHCIYILAEGRLVNLGCATGHPSFVMSSSFTNQTLAQIDLWQNPGEIGVTCLSKQLDEEVARLHLDKLGAKLTTLTPDQADYIGVPVEGPFKSDIYRY is encoded by the coding sequence ATGACTGACTCTGCACTGAAATACAAGGTCGCGGACATTGGCCTGGCTGATTTTGGACGCCGTGAACTGGAAATCGCCGAGCATGAGATGCCCGGGTTGATGGCCACTCGTGAGAAATACGGCCCCCAAAAGCCCCTGAAGGGCGCCAAAATCAGCGGAAGCCTGCATATGACCATTCAGACCGCCGTTCTTATTGAAACCCTGGTAGAACTGGGTGCGGATGTGCGCTGGGCCTCCTGCAACATTTTCTCCACCCAGGACCACGCCGCGGCGGCCATCGCCAAGGCCGGCGTTCCTGTTTTTGCATGGAAAGGCGAAACCCTGGAAGAGTATTGGTGGTGCACCAAACAGGCCCTGACCTGGCCTGACGGAACAGGCCCCAACCTGATTGTGGACGACGGCGGGGACGCCACCTTGCTGATTCACAGGGGATATGCGGCTGAAAATGACGCCTCTATTCTGGATGAACCCACGGACGTTCATGAACTCCAGTGCATTAACGACGTACTGAAAGCCACTCTTAAGGAAGATCCTCAGTTCTGGCATAAAGTGGCCGCCGAATGGAAAGGCGTTTCCGAAGAAACCACCACCGGCGTCAACCGTCTTTATCAGATGCAGGCAAGGGGCGAGCTTTTGACCCGGGCCATCAACGTCAACGATTCGGTGACCAAAAGCAAGTTCGACAACATCTACGGCTGCCGCGAGTCCCTGGTGGACGGCATCAAGAGAGCCACGGACGTCATGGTTTCCGGCAAGAACGCCCTGATTTGCGGATACGGCGACGTGGGCAAAGGCTCGGCCGAATCCCTGGCCGGCCAGAACGCCCGGGTGAGCGTGACCGAAATCGATCCCATCTGCGCGCTTCAGGCATGCATGGCCGGCTTCCAGGTGGTCACCATTGAAGACGCCCTTGCGTATACTGACATCTATGTCACCTGCACGGGCAACAAGGACATCATCACCGCCGAGCATATGTCCAAAATGAAAGATCAGGCCATTGTGTGCAACATCGGCCATTTTGATAACGAAATTCAAATGGACAAACTCAGTAACTGGCCCGGGGTGGAAAAAATCAATATCAAGCCCCAGGTGGACAAGTGGGTGTTCCCTGACGGACACTGCATTTATATCCTGGCCGAAGGCCGCCTTGTTAACCTGGGCTGCGCAACCGGGCATCCCAGCTTTGTCATGAGCTCTTCCTTCACCAATCAGACCTTGGCTCAAATCGATCTGTGGCAGAATCCCGGAGAAATTGGGGTTACCTGCCTGAGCAAGCAGTTGGACGAGGAAGTGGCCCGTCTGCACCTGGACAAACTGGGCGCCAAGCTGACCACCCTGACCCCGGATCAGGCCGATTACATCGGCGTGCCCGTGGAAGGTCCTTTCAAGTCGGACATTTACCGCTATTAA
- a CDS encoding amidohydrolase family protein codes for MNRRQFLAVSSAVSSALLLGSCASTTNRYQLPEALVKPDEKLALTNLSIVDVQTGTIRRENCILIQQGRIAELYTKEDWPSVQADKEIDLQGGYVMPGLINAHCHMTAPCSIAVSPAALFSYKRQVERNAEECIKHGVTTVRDMLSVADWVSGVQWLQERMDRGKIAGPRIMRSVAIDINNGYGDMLTNFSTWESWHNVGSIKEARKAVRSSAAGGADAIKLFQQETKLLLPCNDLPLMDKEMVAAVCDEAAKCGLPVAMHHMEIGGLGKGLYGGVNTLEHMVCDAPVPDEALEKLISQGTYVVPTISIPYGYVFPVRGDENWGTESTAFYNNLRSDTLQGFLGEFCEPVFVEGGMDFCRKFSDPDSYEKHHLIPWLCPSIFNAYANQGVANIRALYEAGVKMGCGNDGGVPFVFPGNLGFEMVLLEEAGLQTADILKMATINNAHIIGMENDLGTVESPKIADLAVFPDNPLKTASNALKPSMVLQAGRVVFQA; via the coding sequence GCCGTATCTTCGGCCGTCAGCAGCGCCTTACTGCTGGGATCCTGCGCATCAACCACCAATCGCTACCAATTGCCCGAAGCCCTGGTGAAGCCGGACGAAAAACTGGCCTTGACCAATCTTTCCATAGTGGACGTTCAAACCGGGACGATCCGCCGGGAAAACTGCATCCTGATTCAGCAGGGACGCATCGCCGAACTGTACACCAAGGAAGACTGGCCTTCCGTGCAGGCGGACAAGGAAATTGACCTGCAAGGCGGCTACGTCATGCCCGGGCTCATCAATGCACACTGCCACATGACGGCGCCTTGCAGCATCGCCGTCAGTCCGGCGGCTTTGTTTTCGTACAAACGCCAGGTGGAAAGAAACGCCGAGGAATGCATCAAGCATGGAGTCACCACGGTCAGGGATATGCTTTCCGTGGCGGATTGGGTTTCCGGCGTCCAATGGCTCCAGGAACGCATGGACAGGGGCAAAATCGCCGGCCCCCGGATTATGAGATCCGTGGCCATAGACATTAACAACGGCTACGGGGACATGCTCACCAATTTCTCCACCTGGGAATCCTGGCACAACGTGGGCAGCATCAAGGAAGCCAGAAAGGCCGTGCGATCCTCAGCCGCCGGAGGCGCCGACGCAATCAAACTGTTCCAGCAGGAAACCAAGCTCCTGCTGCCCTGCAACGACCTGCCCCTCATGGACAAGGAAATGGTTGCCGCCGTCTGCGACGAAGCAGCCAAATGCGGCCTGCCGGTAGCCATGCATCATATGGAGATCGGCGGCCTGGGCAAAGGCCTGTACGGCGGGGTGAACACCCTGGAGCACATGGTGTGCGACGCCCCCGTCCCGGACGAAGCCTTGGAGAAACTTATCTCCCAAGGGACTTATGTCGTCCCGACAATCAGCATTCCTTACGGTTACGTTTTCCCCGTAAGGGGGGACGAAAACTGGGGTACGGAAAGCACAGCCTTTTACAATAACCTGAGAAGCGACACCTTGCAGGGCTTTTTGGGTGAATTCTGCGAACCCGTGTTCGTAGAGGGCGGCATGGATTTTTGCCGCAAGTTTTCCGATCCCGACTCCTACGAAAAGCATCACCTCATCCCTTGGCTGTGCCCTTCCATATTCAATGCATACGCCAACCAGGGCGTGGCCAATATCAGGGCTCTGTATGAAGCGGGGGTCAAAATGGGCTGCGGAAACGACGGCGGCGTGCCGTTCGTCTTTCCCGGAAACCTCGGGTTTGAAATGGTCCTTTTGGAAGAGGCTGGGTTGCAAACCGCAGACATCCTGAAAATGGCGACCATAAACAACGCCCACATTATTGGCATGGAAAACGATCTGGGAACCGTGGAAAGCCCCAAAATTGCTGACTTGGCGGTTTTCCCAGATAATCCTCTGAAAACAGCCTCAAACGCCCTCAAGCCTTCCATGGTTTTGCAGGCGGGCAGGGTGGTTTTTCAGGCATAA